One window of Candidatus Aenigmatarchaeota archaeon genomic DNA carries:
- the topA gene encoding DNA topoisomerase I, whose translation MVHLIIAEKPTAAKKIADAILDNYTAKKATGGVSYFESPDGNTIVASAAGHIFGLEEEKKRPYPNFDLSWAPAFKKNSFTAKFHKVLMHLGKMSTETTIATDYDVEGEVIGYNIYRFLCGKSRATRMCFSTLTKPELKKAFDTRKNGVNLGLAEAGLTRHYLDFFYGVNISKALTGSIRTATNRYQLLSSGRVQGPTLALIVKRELEIEAFKPVPYWQINFQTSRNGKGEKFPETLTFEYETDKIWEKPEAEKIFSSCQGKNAVVDNIQTKKHKLNPPTPFNLTDLQSEAYRVFGYAPSRTQSIAQGLYLQGVISYPRTSSQKLPESIEYKPILEKLAKRYPLGKQLLGKDLKPNEGNKTDPAHPSIYPTGEEPEKLDKDAEKLYELIVHRFFAIFGQPAERMSMKVTALIDAYAFNCTGARTIAKNWLEMYPYAKLEEVELPSQEKGTVLIVDALNMLDKETQPPKRYNQASLIKELEKRNLGTKSTRAAIIQILYDRNYIEGQKIKATTLGVRLITTLEKFVPEIVSEELTVKLESEMEQIQEGTNKRENVLEEAKENLTSTFKKFRAHEKEIGQELSGSALETQEIQNKLGPCLKCDDGELKFIRMYNGSRFVGCTNYPNCKNAYPLPYNCAIEKTGKTCEKCNTPILKIIRKGHRPFTMCLDPNCETKKDWGAKKKEKPEDASPEGAVIPKAGETANKTKPKAVRKKKAPREKAGKTTKKRAPRKTKEE comes from the coding sequence ATGGTTCACCTGATTATAGCCGAAAAGCCGACTGCGGCAAAGAAGATTGCAGACGCGATTCTTGATAACTACACCGCCAAAAAAGCGACAGGGGGCGTGAGCTACTTCGAGTCGCCCGATGGCAATACAATAGTCGCTTCAGCCGCAGGCCATATCTTCGGGCTTGAGGAGGAAAAGAAAAGGCCCTACCCGAATTTCGACCTCTCCTGGGCGCCGGCTTTCAAGAAAAACAGCTTTACTGCGAAATTCCACAAGGTATTGATGCACCTCGGAAAGATGTCAACGGAAACCACAATCGCAACAGATTACGATGTCGAGGGCGAAGTTATCGGGTACAACATTTACCGCTTCCTTTGCGGGAAAAGCAGGGCAACAAGGATGTGCTTTTCAACACTCACAAAGCCAGAGCTTAAAAAAGCGTTTGATACAAGAAAGAATGGTGTAAACCTGGGGCTGGCTGAGGCAGGGCTTACAAGGCACTACCTGGATTTTTTCTACGGCGTCAATATTTCAAAGGCGCTTACAGGCTCGATTCGGACTGCGACAAACCGCTACCAGCTTCTTTCTTCCGGAAGGGTTCAGGGCCCGACTCTTGCTCTCATAGTAAAGCGCGAGCTTGAAATCGAGGCGTTCAAGCCGGTTCCATACTGGCAGATTAATTTTCAGACAAGCAGGAACGGAAAAGGCGAAAAGTTCCCGGAAACGCTCACCTTTGAGTACGAAACTGACAAAATCTGGGAAAAGCCGGAGGCAGAAAAGATATTTTCCAGTTGCCAGGGAAAAAATGCAGTCGTTGACAATATCCAGACAAAAAAGCACAAGCTTAACCCCCCGACACCTTTCAATTTAACAGACCTCCAGTCAGAAGCTTACCGTGTATTCGGCTATGCCCCGTCAAGGACGCAGAGCATCGCCCAGGGGCTCTACCTGCAGGGGGTAATTTCATACCCCCGAACTTCTTCCCAGAAGCTTCCTGAGTCTATTGAGTACAAGCCGATCCTGGAAAAGCTCGCCAAAAGGTACCCACTTGGAAAGCAGCTTCTCGGAAAAGACCTTAAGCCAAATGAAGGAAACAAGACCGACCCGGCCCACCCGTCAATTTACCCGACCGGAGAAGAGCCGGAGAAACTGGACAAGGATGCTGAAAAGCTTTACGAGCTTATAGTCCACAGATTCTTTGCCATATTCGGCCAGCCGGCGGAAAGGATGTCCATGAAGGTTACCGCCCTTATCGACGCTTATGCCTTCAACTGCACAGGTGCAAGGACTATCGCAAAGAACTGGCTTGAAATGTACCCTTACGCAAAGCTTGAAGAAGTAGAGCTTCCCAGCCAGGAGAAAGGAACCGTCCTGATTGTCGACGCCCTCAACATGCTTGACAAGGAAACCCAGCCCCCAAAACGGTACAACCAGGCAAGCTTAATCAAGGAGCTTGAAAAGCGAAACCTTGGCACAAAGTCCACAAGAGCCGCCATCATCCAGATTCTCTATGACAGAAACTACATCGAAGGGCAGAAGATAAAAGCAACCACTCTTGGCGTGCGGCTCATTACCACTCTTGAAAAATTCGTGCCCGAAATTGTGTCCGAAGAACTGACGGTAAAGCTTGAAAGCGAAATGGAGCAGATTCAGGAAGGAACAAACAAGCGCGAAAACGTCCTCGAAGAAGCAAAGGAAAACCTTACGAGCACCTTCAAAAAGTTCCGGGCTCACGAAAAAGAAATCGGGCAGGAGCTTTCCGGCTCGGCGCTGGAGACGCAGGAAATCCAAAATAAGCTCGGCCCCTGCCTGAAGTGCGACGACGGAGAGCTGAAATTCATCAGGATGTACAACGGCTCGAGGTTTGTCGGCTGCACCAATTACCCAAACTGCAAGAATGCTTATCCACTCCCTTACAACTGCGCGATTGAAAAGACCGGCAAAACCTGCGAAAAGTGCAATACTCCTATTTTGAAGATAATCAGAAAAGGCCACCGCCCGTTCACCATGTGCCTTGACCCTAACTGCGAAACCAAGAAAGACTGGGGCGCAAAAAAGAAGGAAAAGCCGGAAGATGCCTCTCCTGAAGGCGCCGTAATCCCAAAGGCAGGAGAAACGGCCAATAAAACAAAGCCAAAGGCAGTGAGAAAGAAAAAAGCGCCCCGGGAAAAGGCGGGCAAAACCACCAAGAAGAGGGCTCCAAGGAAGACAAAAGAGGAATAA
- a CDS encoding geranylgeranylglyceryl/heptaprenylglyceryl phosphate synthase: MIFDELAEKGKSQKLHFTLIDPDKQPVEEAVKLAKFAKECGTDAFMIGGSSPTVVISLDETVKAIKEACKLPVILFPHSHAGISKHADAIFFMSLLNSADVNYVIEEPVKGAPLIKAYGIEPIPMGYLMFESGKTCTSQFVGRAKLLPNSKPEIATSYALAAQFLGMKLLYLEAGSGAENPVSNQVIEHVKRNVNIPVIVGGGIRDKSTALEKLNAGADIIVTGTINEGNREKLREIIGTIKKYR, translated from the coding sequence ATGATATTTGATGAATTGGCCGAAAAAGGCAAGTCGCAAAAGCTGCACTTCACGCTTATTGACCCGGACAAACAGCCCGTGGAGGAGGCGGTAAAGCTTGCAAAATTCGCAAAAGAATGCGGAACCGATGCATTCATGATTGGCGGGTCTTCCCCAACAGTAGTAATTAGCTTGGATGAAACCGTAAAGGCAATAAAAGAGGCATGCAAGCTTCCAGTAATCCTTTTCCCACACTCACATGCGGGAATCTCAAAGCATGCAGATGCAATATTCTTTATGAGTCTTTTGAACTCAGCAGACGTAAACTATGTTATAGAAGAGCCCGTCAAGGGGGCTCCCCTGATAAAGGCCTATGGAATCGAGCCAATCCCGATGGGCTACCTTATGTTTGAGTCAGGAAAGACCTGCACATCCCAGTTTGTGGGAAGGGCAAAGCTTCTTCCAAACAGCAAGCCGGAGATCGCAACAAGCTACGCTCTTGCCGCCCAGTTCCTTGGAATGAAGCTTCTTTACCTTGAGGCGGGGAGTGGAGCGGAAAACCCTGTCTCAAACCAGGTCATAGAGCATGTAAAAAGGAATGTTAATATCCCCGTAATCGTGGGCGGCGGCATAAGGGACAAGTCAACTGCCTTGGAAAAGCTAAATGCTGGCGCAGACATTATCGTCACAGGGACAATAAACGAAGGAAACCGCGAAAAGTTAAGGGAGATTATAGGCACAATCAAGAAATACAGGTAA
- a CDS encoding MMPL family transporter, translated as MLILFVALAVSIWAISPDPSPKGLEVTSVGYGPFYGNLKSGTIIYAAGMLGEGTLTDLTSPAQLADFQGKTGYLTLRTDYGTQTILLDGNDTFNLTTEKIPGSNLKFGLDIQGGTRALLRPENLTNSTLDDIVSVLQTRIDVYGLRQTEFRKVEVGDEKLLMVSIAGGSPQEIEQLLSRRGDFKATIPLTIKDKGTFLLGKYTGGQNEEYTLKIKDETSITINGKTYETGDIFELNGIVFSVKNVTAKLSVIEGQVFTSKDIINVGIPPEASYLQRSGTGYRYQFGVVISESGSKRFAELTQNLNTIPGSDEGSLSEKIHLYLDEKEFDALGISASLKGKQVTNPVITGYGDTEESAKKSRDTLKAVLKSGDLPTKVEIVSIDRLNSTVGESYLRMILLAGLSAILVVSAAIFIRYRKFRISLGVIATMLCEVVIILGFAALTQWNLSSLALSGLIAAIGFGVDNQIFIVDETTKKKEKYTLREGLKRAYTMILGSGATTIFAMIPILFLGFGIFKEIGGFALTTIVGVLVGILITRPAFSKYVEYLHEKESA; from the coding sequence ATGCTAATCTTGTTTGTGGCGCTTGCAGTATCTATCTGGGCGATTTCCCCGGATCCCAGCCCAAAAGGCCTGGAAGTCACGTCTGTCGGGTATGGCCCCTTTTACGGAAACCTCAAGTCGGGGACTATAATCTATGCCGCAGGAATGCTGGGGGAAGGGACTCTTACAGACCTTACCAGCCCCGCACAGCTTGCAGATTTCCAGGGAAAAACCGGCTACCTTACCCTCAGGACAGATTATGGAACACAAACCATCCTACTCGATGGAAACGACACATTCAACCTCACTACTGAAAAAATCCCGGGCTCTAACCTGAAATTCGGGCTCGACATACAGGGAGGCACAAGGGCGCTGCTCAGGCCCGAAAACCTTACAAACTCAACTCTTGATGACATTGTTTCAGTCCTGCAGACCAGAATCGACGTTTACGGGCTGAGGCAGACAGAATTCAGGAAAGTCGAAGTGGGGGACGAAAAGCTTCTGATGGTTTCCATTGCTGGCGGAAGCCCTCAGGAAATCGAACAGCTCCTTTCAAGAAGGGGCGACTTCAAGGCGACAATCCCCCTTACAATAAAGGACAAGGGGACATTCCTGCTTGGAAAATATACGGGGGGACAGAATGAAGAGTACACCCTCAAGATTAAGGATGAAACAAGCATTACTATAAACGGCAAGACCTACGAAACAGGGGACATTTTTGAGCTTAATGGCATTGTTTTCAGCGTCAAAAACGTAACAGCCAAGCTTTCGGTAATCGAGGGGCAGGTCTTCACCAGCAAGGATATAATTAATGTAGGCATACCTCCTGAGGCAAGCTACCTTCAAAGGTCCGGAACCGGCTACAGGTACCAGTTTGGCGTGGTTATTTCGGAAAGCGGCTCAAAAAGGTTTGCCGAGCTTACTCAGAACCTAAACACCATTCCCGGCTCGGACGAGGGCTCTCTTTCGGAAAAAATCCACCTCTACCTTGACGAAAAGGAGTTTGACGCCCTTGGGATCTCTGCCTCACTGAAAGGAAAGCAAGTCACAAACCCGGTTATCACTGGATACGGCGACACAGAAGAAAGCGCCAAAAAGAGCAGGGACACGCTTAAAGCGGTCCTGAAATCCGGCGACTTGCCGACAAAAGTGGAAATTGTGTCCATCGACCGGCTTAATTCAACGGTTGGGGAAAGCTACCTCAGAATGATTCTTCTTGCAGGGCTTAGCGCCATACTTGTGGTAAGCGCGGCCATATTTATCCGGTACCGGAAATTCAGGATTTCCCTGGGAGTGATAGCGACAATGCTCTGCGAAGTCGTGATAATCCTTGGCTTTGCAGCCCTTACCCAATGGAACCTGTCCTCCCTTGCCCTCTCGGGACTTATTGCAGCAATCGGCTTTGGAGTCGATAACCAGATATTCATTGTTGACGAAACCACAAAGAAGAAGGAAAAATACACCTTACGAGAGGGCCTTAAGAGGGCCTACACCATGATACTTGGCTCAGGCGCCACAACTATATTTGCAATGATCCCAATACTGTTCCTTGGCTTTGGCATATTCAAGGAAATCGGCGGCTTTGCGCTCACCACCATTGTAGGTGTCCTTGTAGGGATACTCATCACAAGGCCGGCTTTTAGCAAATACGTAGAGTACCTTCACGAGAAGGAATCCGCTTAA
- a CDS encoding TrmB family transcriptional regulator produces MVITQIVPRKVLEGLRGIGLNLYERNIYAALLIKKVATASELSDLSGVPRARAYDVLESLEEKGMVIIQSGSPFKYVAVEPMEAVERMRMNILKHAEASGKRLRELKDSEIMRDLTTLFQKDLHVVNPSDFSGVIKSEDKVNFHVKSMLGKTTKYAKILTSERGLENLTYHIKTLSKLKGAKVPVFVAAPITDRNKSIVAELLPYVEIRDISGLKKDYSRMHIFDGAHVILGLTDEKEVESTQDTVFWTQSEHMAKNLMEPVFDHLWKKGTPPK; encoded by the coding sequence ATGGTCATAACACAAATCGTACCAAGGAAAGTCTTGGAGGGTCTGAGGGGCATTGGCTTGAACCTTTATGAGAGAAATATCTATGCCGCTTTGCTTATCAAGAAAGTAGCTACTGCAAGTGAGCTTTCAGACTTGTCCGGAGTTCCCAGAGCAAGAGCTTATGACGTGCTCGAGTCACTTGAAGAGAAAGGGATGGTAATCATACAGAGCGGAAGCCCATTCAAGTATGTGGCAGTGGAGCCAATGGAAGCAGTGGAGAGGATGAGAATGAACATTCTCAAGCACGCTGAGGCATCAGGAAAGCGGCTGCGGGAACTTAAAGACAGCGAGATAATGAGGGATTTGACAACCCTTTTCCAGAAAGACCTTCATGTTGTCAACCCTTCTGACTTCAGCGGTGTCATAAAGTCCGAAGACAAGGTCAACTTTCACGTCAAGTCGATGCTTGGCAAAACAACCAAGTATGCAAAGATTTTGACTTCAGAAAGGGGGCTTGAGAACCTGACATACCACATAAAGACGCTTAGCAAGCTTAAGGGCGCAAAGGTGCCGGTCTTTGTTGCAGCGCCAATAACCGACAGGAACAAGAGCATTGTTGCAGAGCTTTTGCCTTATGTGGAGATAAGGGACATTTCGGGGCTCAAGAAAGACTACTCTAGGATGCACATCTTCGACGGAGCGCATGTCATCTTGGGGCTTACCGACGAAAAGGAAGTCGAGTCAACACAGGACACAGTCTTCTGGACGCAGAGCGAACACATGGCAAAGAACCTAATGGAGCCGGTTTTCGACCACTTGTGGAAAAAGGGAACCCCTCCTAAGTAG